One Phaseolus vulgaris cultivar G19833 chromosome 2, P. vulgaris v2.0, whole genome shotgun sequence DNA window includes the following coding sequences:
- the LOC137813027 gene encoding uncharacterized protein: MECSVNGDLQVNYNNIEKVSWEPFIEPWQFLLTLVREQEMSVLPNRSVLTNIVLKSTTQLNINITESLVECLSRATEMFFDAPGLVRLDEHKGNKLLHSPCAEYMSARKCGAPYVLQNLTSVPLLYHVYHGLGNADGVRGSNETHAKYVQPGSSIPIYMDENTEKKLSRFRPSHSSDSLNEQRSNGFAHHYITVQLEGTSRSSDPISMDLVGLTCFEVNFSESYNETAEDSSLNTAPTFVVPVVFDVSVLRHSKLIRIYSTVCTNWLNVFSRA, translated from the exons ATGGAATGTTCTGTGAATGGGGACCTTCAAGTAAACTACAATAACATAGAAAAG GTGTCATGGGAGCCTTTTATTGAGCCTTGGCAGTTTTTGTTGACTTTGGTCAGGGAACAAGAAATGAGTGTTCTGCCGAACAGGTCTGTTTTGACAAATATCGTTCTCAAATCTACAACTCAGCTGAATATTAATATCACAGAATCCTTAGTTGAG TGTCTTTCACGTGCTACAGAGATGTTCTTTGATGCTCCAGGTCTAGTCAGATTGGATGAACATAAAGGCAACAAACTTTTGCATTCACCATGTGCAGAATATATGTCTGCTAGAAAATGTGGTGCTCCTTATGTTTTGCAAAACTTAACTTCAGTGCCTCTTTTATATCATGTATATCATGGGCTTGGCAATGCTGATGGGGTTCGTGGTTCTAATGAGACTCATGCAAAATATGTGCAACCAGGTTCTTCAATTCCGATATACATGGATGAAAATACAGAAAAGAAACTTTCTCGTTTCAGGCCTTCTCATTCTTCTGATAGTTTAAATGAGCAAAGGTCAAATGGATTTGCTCATCATTATATTACTGTACAGCTTGAAGGAACTTCAAGGTCATCTGATCCAATTTCAATGGATTTAGTGGGATTAACATGCTTTGAGGTTAATTTTTCCGAGTCATATAATGAAACTGCCGAGGATAGTAGTCTGAATACAGCCCCTACTTTCGTTGTTCCGGTAGTATTTGATGTTTCGGTGTTGCGCCATAGCAAATTAATACGAATATACTCCACTGTATGTACTAATTGGTTAAACGTTTTCTCTAGAGCCTAA